Proteins found in one Paenibacillus dendritiformis genomic segment:
- a CDS encoding trans-sulfuration enzyme family protein: MSGPDKAKPDSKQGQGLDFTTKLIHFGGEIDKTTGASSVPIYQATTFHHHDIYDPPEFDYSRSGNPTRKALEDHIALLEGGTNGYAFASGMAAISSAFLLFSAGDHIIVTEDVYGGTYRLLTTILNRLRIESTFVDMTDIDQVKAALRPNTKAVYMETPSNPTLKITDIAEVCGWAKEHGLLTLLDNTFMTPYHQLPIVHGVDIVLHSATKFLSGHSDVLAGLIVTATEELGARIKQLQNGLGAVLGVQDSWLLMRGMKTLGARMSHSEQSARRLAVWLQERSDITQVYYPGLADHPRRYVHEKQSAGYGAVVSFDVGSGERAKRVLNQVKLPLVAVSLGAVESILSYPAMMSHASMPAHVRLERGITDGLLRFSVGLEHIDDLLQDLDQALSQ, from the coding sequence ATGAGCGGACCAGACAAAGCGAAGCCGGATTCGAAGCAAGGACAGGGGCTTGACTTTACAACGAAGCTGATTCATTTCGGCGGGGAAATCGACAAGACGACAGGCGCGTCCAGCGTCCCGATCTATCAGGCGACGACGTTCCATCATCACGATATTTACGATCCCCCGGAATTCGATTACTCGCGCTCGGGCAATCCGACCCGGAAGGCGCTGGAGGATCATATCGCGCTGCTGGAGGGAGGAACGAACGGCTACGCGTTCGCTTCAGGGATGGCGGCCATCTCCTCTGCCTTTCTGCTCTTCTCCGCAGGCGATCATATTATCGTAACCGAGGATGTATACGGGGGGACGTACCGTCTGCTGACGACCATTCTGAACCGGCTTCGGATTGAATCAACCTTCGTTGATATGACCGATATCGATCAGGTAAAGGCGGCGCTGCGTCCGAATACGAAGGCCGTCTATATGGAGACGCCGTCCAATCCGACGCTCAAAATTACCGACATCGCGGAGGTATGCGGCTGGGCGAAGGAGCACGGGCTGCTGACGCTGCTGGACAATACGTTCATGACCCCATATCATCAGTTGCCGATCGTCCATGGGGTGGACATTGTGCTCCACAGCGCGACGAAGTTCCTGAGCGGGCACAGCGACGTGCTGGCCGGCCTGATTGTGACGGCGACCGAGGAACTGGGGGCGCGGATCAAGCAGCTTCAGAACGGGCTTGGCGCGGTGCTCGGCGTGCAGGACAGCTGGCTGCTCATGCGCGGTATGAAGACGCTGGGCGCGCGGATGAGCCACAGCGAGCAGAGCGCCCGCCGCTTGGCGGTCTGGCTGCAGGAACGAAGCGACATTACCCAGGTCTATTATCCCGGCCTGGCGGATCATCCGCGCCGCTACGTTCATGAGAAGCAGTCCGCGGGCTATGGTGCGGTCGTCTCGTTCGATGTCGGCTCCGGCGAACGGGCGAAGCGGGTGCTGAACCAGGTGAAGCTTCCGCTGGTCGCTGTCAGCCTCGGCGCGGTGGAAAGCATCCTGTCCTATCCGGCGATGATGTCCCATGCCTCGATGCCGGCACATGTTCGGCTGGAGCGCGGCATCACGGACGGGCTCCTGCGGTTCTCCGTCGGACTGGAGCATATCGACGATCTGCTCCAGGATCTGGATCAAGCGTTGAGCCAATAG
- a CDS encoding aminotransferase class V-fold PLP-dependent enzyme — MVQRNEADYRMESRLAQIGSVHDPATGAVNYPIYQATAYRHPRLGQSTGFDYIRTKNPTRTVLEEAAAALEQGDAGFACSSGMAAIQTVFAKFGQGDHLIVSLDLYGGTYRLLERIWSRCGVTATYVDTNDLDALESSRTPQTKAVFIETPTNPLMMITDIERVAAWAKKHGLLTIVDNTLLTPFFQRPLELGADIVVHSATKYLGGHNDVLAGLIVTKGRELSEEMAFLHNSIGAVLSPSDSYQLMRGMKTLALRMERHEYNATRLAEWLLEHPAVEAVYYPALADHPGCEIQRRQSSGNTGIFSFRLKNARYVDPILRHLRLIAFAESLGGVESLMTYPAVQTHADIPAEIRDRIGVDDRLLRFSVGIEHVDDLIEDLAQALEAARLEVEQG; from the coding sequence ATGGTGCAGCGCAACGAAGCCGATTACCGCATGGAAAGCCGGCTTGCCCAGATCGGGTCGGTTCACGATCCGGCGACAGGAGCCGTTAATTATCCGATTTATCAGGCTACCGCCTATCGTCATCCGAGATTGGGACAGAGCACGGGGTTCGATTATATCCGTACGAAGAATCCGACGCGTACCGTGCTGGAGGAAGCGGCAGCCGCCCTGGAGCAGGGCGATGCCGGCTTCGCCTGCAGCTCGGGCATGGCCGCGATACAGACGGTGTTCGCCAAGTTCGGACAAGGCGATCATCTGATCGTATCGCTCGATCTGTACGGCGGGACGTACCGTCTGCTGGAGCGGATATGGTCCCGCTGCGGGGTCACCGCCACCTATGTCGACACGAATGACCTGGATGCGCTGGAGTCGTCCCGCACGCCGCAGACGAAGGCGGTCTTCATCGAGACGCCGACCAATCCCTTGATGATGATTACGGACATCGAGCGGGTGGCGGCCTGGGCGAAGAAGCACGGCCTGCTGACGATTGTGGACAATACGCTGCTGACGCCGTTCTTCCAGCGGCCGCTGGAGCTTGGAGCGGATATCGTCGTACATAGCGCGACGAAGTATCTCGGCGGCCACAACGATGTGCTGGCAGGCCTTATCGTCACGAAGGGCCGCGAGCTGTCGGAGGAGATGGCTTTCCTCCACAACTCGATCGGCGCCGTGCTGAGCCCGTCGGATTCGTATCAGCTGATGCGGGGCATGAAGACGCTGGCGCTGCGGATGGAGCGTCATGAATACAACGCGACCCGCCTCGCGGAATGGCTGCTGGAGCACCCGGCTGTCGAAGCGGTCTATTACCCCGCACTGGCGGATCATCCGGGCTGCGAGATTCAGCGGCGCCAGTCGTCCGGCAACACCGGCATCTTCTCCTTCCGCTTGAAAAATGCCCGCTACGTCGATCCGATTCTCCGCCATCTGAGGCTGATCGCGTTCGCCGAGAGCCTGGGCGGGGTCGAGTCGCTGATGACGTATCCGGCAGTGCAGACTCACGCCGATATTCCGGCGGAGATTCGGGACCGGATCGGGGTAGACGATCGGCTGCTGCGCTTCTCCGTCGGCATTGAGCATGTCGACGACCTCATCGAAGATCTGGCGCAAGCGCTGGAAGCTGCCCGGTTGGAGGTGGAGCAGGGATGA
- the metA gene encoding homoserine O-acetyltransferase MetA, translated as MPIKIPDHLPAKEILSQENIFVMDETRAYHQDIRPLRIVILNLMPTKETTETQLLRLIGNTPLQVDVTLLHPATHTSKNTSAEHLSAFYKTFDEIEEQQFDGMIITGAPVEQMEFEDVTYWSELCRIMEWSSANVTSTFHICWASQAGLYFHYGIPKYPLERKIFGVYPHCTTLDNVKLTRGFDDVFLVPQSRHTEIRREDVERVPELDILAESEEAGVYLVATQDGKHIFVTGHSEYDPCTLKWEYDRDIAKGMEMDLPVNYFPNNDPSRQPRSSWRAHANLLFSNWLNYYVYQETPYELGKAVPRKEGANL; from the coding sequence ATGCCGATCAAGATTCCCGATCATTTGCCGGCCAAAGAAATATTGTCTCAGGAGAATATATTCGTCATGGACGAAACCCGTGCATATCACCAGGATATTCGTCCTTTGCGAATTGTCATTCTGAATCTGATGCCGACGAAAGAAACTACCGAGACGCAATTGCTGCGCCTCATAGGCAATACGCCGCTGCAAGTGGATGTGACGCTGCTTCATCCAGCGACGCACACGTCCAAAAATACATCCGCTGAACATTTATCTGCATTCTATAAGACATTCGATGAAATCGAGGAACAGCAATTCGACGGCATGATTATTACGGGGGCGCCGGTAGAGCAGATGGAATTCGAGGACGTGACCTATTGGAGCGAGCTGTGCCGAATTATGGAATGGTCTTCCGCCAATGTGACGTCCACGTTCCATATTTGCTGGGCTTCCCAAGCTGGCTTGTACTTCCATTACGGCATTCCGAAATATCCGCTGGAGCGCAAAATTTTCGGCGTGTATCCGCACTGTACGACCTTGGATAATGTGAAGCTGACGCGCGGCTTCGACGACGTGTTCCTCGTGCCCCAGTCCCGGCATACGGAGATTCGCCGGGAGGACGTGGAGCGCGTCCCTGAGCTGGATATTCTCGCCGAGTCAGAAGAGGCGGGCGTATATCTCGTGGCGACGCAGGACGGGAAGCATATTTTCGTGACCGGTCATTCCGAGTACGACCCTTGCACGTTGAAATGGGAGTACGATCGGGATATCGCCAAAGGGATGGAGATGGATCTGCCGGTCAATTATTTTCCGAACAACGATCCGTCACGCCAGCCGCGTTCGTCGTGGCGCGCCCATGCCAATCTGTTGTTCTCGAACTGGCTGAACTACTATGTCTATCAGGAAACGCCGTACGAACTGGGCAAAGCCGTACCGCGTAAGGAAGGGGCCAACTTATAA
- the corA gene encoding magnesium/cobalt transporter CorA, with product MKIRLVNEGVFTPVDDIQKTLTPPENGFYWLDADMEDLVELQPLFSIHDLAVEDCMSEEEQRPKIEIYENHYFIVLNSIRFDDEEIFLRALNIFLGKHYIITVTKQKINELRMVKPILWEQQVSSADRMLYHLIDILVDNYFSVADRIEAKIDNLEEELIVSAKKAHLNEIISLRSEILWLKKGLAPQKEVLLVLYRKDLRLIEDDLQKYFRDIYENAVKVSETFETFRDLMGNLRESYQLSIANRANDIMRVFTAITTIFMPLTLITGIYGMNFDYIPFMDWAYGSLYIIGFMLILGALMFYLFRKKDWI from the coding sequence TTGAAAATCCGTCTAGTAAACGAGGGCGTCTTCACGCCGGTGGATGACATACAGAAGACATTGACTCCACCGGAGAACGGTTTCTACTGGTTAGATGCCGATATGGAAGATCTGGTCGAGCTGCAGCCCTTGTTCTCCATACATGATCTCGCTGTCGAGGACTGTATGAGCGAAGAAGAGCAGCGGCCCAAAATCGAAATCTATGAAAATCATTATTTCATCGTACTGAACAGCATCCGGTTCGACGATGAGGAGATATTCCTGCGGGCCTTAAATATATTTCTCGGCAAGCACTACATCATCACCGTGACGAAGCAGAAAATCAATGAATTGCGCATGGTCAAGCCGATACTGTGGGAGCAGCAGGTGAGCTCGGCCGACCGCATGCTGTATCACTTGATCGATATTCTGGTGGATAACTACTTCTCGGTAGCCGATCGGATCGAAGCCAAGATCGACAACTTGGAGGAAGAACTGATCGTCAGCGCCAAGAAGGCTCATCTGAACGAGATTATCAGTCTTCGCAGCGAGATTCTGTGGCTGAAAAAAGGATTGGCGCCGCAAAAAGAAGTGCTGCTTGTCCTCTACCGGAAAGATCTCCGTCTCATCGAGGACGATCTGCAGAAGTATTTCCGGGATATCTATGAAAATGCGGTCAAAGTCTCCGAGACATTCGAGACGTTCCGTGATCTGATGGGCAACTTGCGGGAATCGTATCAGCTCAGCATCGCCAACCGCGCGAACGACATCATGCGCGTATTTACCGCGATTACGACGATCTTCATGCCGCTGACGCTCATTACCGGCATCTACGGAATGAACTTCGATTATATTCCATTCATGGACTGGGCCTACGGCTCGCTCTATATTATCGGCTTTATGCTCATACTGGGAGCCCTGATGTTCTACCTGTTCCGCAAAAAAGACTGGATCTGA